The DNA region GGCGGGAATTGAACCCGCGTACACCGCTTTGCAGACGGTTCCCTGAGCCACTCGGGCACACGGCCAGTGAATTCAGGATGGCCGATCGCCCGAATGCGGTCAACGAACTTTTGTAAATTCTGTATGGCAATGTGTGCTGCCGTCGGAAGCGGTGGCCGTTTTCCCGCCACCCCGGACGAGCGCGTCGTACCCGGTGACGACAAGACGAGGCAGTTCAGCGGCAATCCGGCCGCCCTCTTCTTCGGCGTCGCGCTGCTGTTCAGCATGGGCGGACTGGCGTACGCGATGCGCACCATCCCGATCGGCACCGGCCCGGATCGGCTGCCTGCTGCTGATCGTCTCCGGCGCGGTGGGGTTCAAGGTGCTGCACCGATCGCCCGGGCCAACGGTCCTAGGGCCGCCGACCGATCCGATCACCGACCCGGGTCAGGGGTCATCGACGCGGACGGAACTTACGATGTCACGTATGACCACTGCCTCCCCCACCTCGGTCGACCCCGCCCCGACACCCTCCGGAACCGACCCGGGTGGCGGGGTCCTCGGCGGCCGCTTCCGCGCGCTGACGCTGGGGATCGTGTCGGTGGTCCTGGTGATCGCCTTCGAGGCGACCGCCGTCAACACCGCGATGCCGACCGCGGCCCGCCAGCTGGACGGCCTCGGGCTGTACGCCTTCGCCTTCTCCGGCTACTTCACCACCACCCTGTTCGCCCTGGTCGTCTCCGGCCAGTGGTGCGACCGGCGCGGTCCGCTGCGGCCGCTGTTCACCGGCATCGCGGTGTTCGGCACCGGTCTGGTGGTGGCCGGGACGGCGCCCGGCATGTGGGTGTTCGTGGCCGGGCGGGCGATCCAGGGCCTGGGCGGCGGGCTGGTGATCGTCGCGCTGTACGTGGTGGTCGGCCGGGCCTACCCTGAGCGGCTGCGCCCGTCGGTGTTCGCCGCGTTCTCCTCGGCCTGGGTGCTGCCCTCGATCGTCGGACCGCTGGTCTCCGGGGCCGTCACCCAGCACCTCGGCTGGCGCTGGGTGTTCCTGTCCGTGCCGGTGCTGATCCTGCTGCCGCTGGCGGTGATGGGCCCGGCGCTGGCCCGCTCCGAGAGGGAGCACCCGGTGCCCCGCGGCGCGGACTTCGACCGCCGCCGCACCCTGCTGGCCGCGATGGCGGCGGTCGGCGCCGGCCTGCTGCAGTACGCGGGCCAGCGGCGCGACCTGGTCGGGCTGCTCCCCGGGATCGCCGGGGCGGCGCTGCTGGTGCCGGCCGTCCTGGGACTGCTGCCGAAGCGGACCCTGCGGGCCGGGCGCGGGCTGCCGACCGTGATCCTGCTGCGCGGGGTGGCGGCGGGGGCGTTCTTCGCGGCCGAGGCCTTCATCCCGCTGATGATGACCACCCAGCGCGACTTCTCGCCGACGCTGGCCGGGCTCACCCTGACCAGCGGCGGGCTCTCCTGGGCGCTGGGTTCGTGGCTGCAGGGGCGGCCGGGGGCCGAGCGCTACCGCGGGGCGATGATCCGGGGCGGCTTCGTGCTGACCGCGGTGGCGATCGCGGGTGCCGCGCTGGTGCTGATCCCGGCGGTGCCGGCCTGGACGGCGTCGGTGGCCTGGGGCGTCGGCGGCGTCGGAATGGGTCTGACGGTCGCCAGCGTCAGCGTGCTGATGATGAAGCTCTCCGCGCCGGAGGACGCCGGGGCCAACTCGGCCGCGCTGCAGATGAGCGACGCGCTGGGCAACGTGCTGCTGACCGGTCTGGCGGGGGTGCTGTTCGCGGCGCTGGGCGGCGGCTCGCCGGCCGCCGCCCACGAGGGTGCCGGGGCCGCCGGCTCGCCCGGCGCCTTCGCGGTGATCCTGCTGGTGATGGCGGCGGTGGCGGCGCTGGGGGCGCTGCTCGCCGGCCGGGTCCGCACCAGGGCCTGACGGTCAGCCAGCGGTGGCGGTGGGGGAGGGGAGCGGCGGCGCCGCCGGGATGCCGAGGAAGTTCTCCCAGCCGCCGGCCGGGGACTGGCCCGGGCCGAGGCTCCGCAGCTTGCGCAGCACCGCCGGGTCCTGGGCGTCCAGCCAGTCCACCAGCTGGCGGAAGGACACCAGCCGGACCTCCGGCTTGCCCGCGATCGACTTGAGCGCGTCCTCGACGGCGTTCATGTAGATGCCGC from Kitasatospora cathayae includes:
- a CDS encoding MFS transporter gives rise to the protein MTTASPTSVDPAPTPSGTDPGGGVLGGRFRALTLGIVSVVLVIAFEATAVNTAMPTAARQLDGLGLYAFAFSGYFTTTLFALVVSGQWCDRRGPLRPLFTGIAVFGTGLVVAGTAPGMWVFVAGRAIQGLGGGLVIVALYVVVGRAYPERLRPSVFAAFSSAWVLPSIVGPLVSGAVTQHLGWRWVFLSVPVLILLPLAVMGPALARSEREHPVPRGADFDRRRTLLAAMAAVGAGLLQYAGQRRDLVGLLPGIAGAALLVPAVLGLLPKRTLRAGRGLPTVILLRGVAAGAFFAAEAFIPLMMTTQRDFSPTLAGLTLTSGGLSWALGSWLQGRPGAERYRGAMIRGGFVLTAVAIAGAALVLIPAVPAWTASVAWGVGGVGMGLTVASVSVLMMKLSAPEDAGANSAALQMSDALGNVLLTGLAGVLFAALGGGSPAAAHEGAGAAGSPGAFAVILLVMAAVAALGALLAGRVRTRA